One stretch of Rosistilla oblonga DNA includes these proteins:
- a CDS encoding proton-conducting transporter membrane subunit, which translates to MTPENLLILAMGLPLIGVGLVFLVGKLPNVREAASLTIAIALFGITCLLASHVFAGGRPEWHIGEMIPGFEIAFAVEPLGMLFALVASGLWILTTVYAAGYMRGNHESHQTRFFACFAAAIFAALAAAFSANLFTLFVAYEIMTISTYPLVTHHGTREARNGGRVYLGILLSTSVAFFMFAIAWTSNIAGTLDFRLGGILAEPLADGKITETQLGVLLGLFAFGIGKAALMPFHRWLPAAMVAPTPVSALLHAVAVVKVGVFSVLKVAVFIFGIDLLRTTGVSIWLAYVAAGTLVTASLVAMTKDSLKARLAYSTISQLAYISLGAALATPASVIGGGMHIAMHAVGKITLFFCAGAIYVATHKKNISEMQGLGRQMPFTFASFLIASLSIIGLPPGGGVWSKWFLAVGTVETQHYLLTAALMVSSLLNIAYLIPIPIRAFMAPQETTADPHAAPSGIQEAPWMCVVPLCLTAALSIVLFFTAGSIYEVLLPLVSSQ; encoded by the coding sequence ATGACTCCTGAAAACCTTCTGATCCTGGCGATGGGATTGCCGTTGATCGGCGTCGGCCTGGTCTTCCTGGTTGGCAAGCTGCCGAACGTGCGCGAAGCCGCTTCGCTGACGATCGCGATCGCGCTGTTTGGCATCACCTGCCTGTTGGCATCACACGTTTTTGCCGGCGGACGTCCCGAGTGGCATATCGGTGAAATGATCCCTGGGTTCGAGATCGCTTTTGCGGTCGAACCGTTGGGGATGCTGTTCGCCTTGGTCGCGTCGGGGCTTTGGATTTTGACGACCGTTTATGCCGCGGGCTACATGCGTGGCAACCACGAATCGCACCAGACGCGGTTCTTCGCCTGCTTTGCCGCGGCGATCTTCGCAGCTTTGGCAGCCGCCTTTTCCGCGAACCTGTTCACGCTGTTCGTCGCTTACGAAATCATGACGATCTCCACCTATCCGTTGGTCACGCACCACGGCACCCGCGAGGCTCGCAACGGAGGCCGCGTCTACTTGGGGATCCTGCTTTCGACTTCGGTTGCGTTCTTTATGTTCGCGATCGCTTGGACGTCGAACATCGCCGGCACACTCGACTTTCGATTGGGTGGGATCCTTGCCGAGCCCTTGGCCGATGGGAAGATCACCGAAACACAACTCGGCGTTTTGCTGGGGCTGTTTGCGTTTGGAATCGGCAAAGCTGCCTTGATGCCGTTCCACCGCTGGCTACCAGCGGCGATGGTCGCACCCACGCCCGTCAGTGCTCTGCTGCACGCGGTGGCTGTCGTGAAAGTCGGCGTCTTTTCGGTCCTTAAAGTCGCCGTCTTCATCTTCGGTATCGACCTGTTACGAACGACGGGCGTCAGCATCTGGCTAGCCTATGTCGCCGCGGGGACGCTGGTGACCGCTTCGCTCGTCGCGATGACGAAGGACAGCCTGAAGGCTCGGCTTGCCTATTCGACGATCAGCCAACTGGCGTACATCTCGTTGGGAGCCGCGTTGGCGACGCCCGCGAGCGTGATCGGCGGTGGGATGCACATCGCGATGCACGCCGTCGGCAAGATCACCTTGTTCTTTTGTGCCGGTGCGATTTACGTGGCGACGCATAAAAAGAACATCAGCGAAATGCAGGGACTGGGGCGGCAGATGCCCTTCACGTTTGCATCTTTCCTGATCGCATCGCTCAGCATTATCGGCCTGCCTCCTGGTGGTGGCGTCTGGAGCAAATGGTTCCTGGCGGTTGGCACTGTCGAAACGCAGCACTATCTGTTGACCGCTGCGCTGATGGTCAGCTCGCTGTTGAACATCGCCTATCTGATTCCCATTCCGATCCGCGCCTTCATGGCTCCCCAGGAAACGACAGCCGATCCGCACGCTGCCCCCTCAGGGATTCAAGAGGCTCCGTGGATGTGCGTCGTGCCGCTGTGCCTGACCGCGGCGCTTAGCATCGTGCTGTTTTTCACCGCCGGTTCGATTTACGAAGTCTTGCTGCCGCTGGTCTCATCGCAATGA
- a CDS encoding sodium:proton antiporter — MEQVVGLYNYWVVIFLMMTGFYMVIARRNLMKSIIGLNIFQTSVFLLYITMGKIHGGTAPIVPPRIVQNHAHDGHADGEAAGHAASHAAEVAHATGKSVEEVIEAGARMSGEVDGIIYSNPLPSVLMLTAIVVGIATTALALSLIVRIREDYGTIDEEKILEMDRLP; from the coding sequence GTCGTCGGATTGTATAACTACTGGGTTGTCATCTTTTTGATGATGACCGGGTTCTATATGGTCATTGCCCGACGCAATTTGATGAAATCGATCATCGGCCTGAACATCTTCCAAACCTCGGTCTTCCTGTTGTACATCACGATGGGGAAGATCCACGGCGGCACCGCGCCGATCGTTCCTCCTCGGATCGTGCAGAACCACGCTCACGATGGACATGCCGACGGGGAAGCCGCCGGACACGCCGCCTCGCACGCGGCCGAAGTGGCTCACGCAACGGGCAAGAGTGTGGAAGAGGTGATCGAAGCGGGAGCGAGGATGTCGGGAGAAGTCGATGGGATCATCTACTCGAATCCCTTGCCGAGTGTTTTGATGCTGACGGCGATTGTGGTCGGTATCGCCACGACCGCACTGGCGCTGTCGTTGATCGTGCGTATCCGTGAAGACTACGGAACGATCGATGAGGAGAAGATTTTGGAAATGGATCGGCTGCCGTGA
- a CDS encoding monovalent cation/H+ antiporter subunit D family protein, whose protein sequence is MIAQNLPVLLIVVPLIAAPLCVLIGNRKLVYLLALAVACAVFAMSVGLMAEVVRSGPIHYNIGNWAPPYGIEYVVDGLSGFVLLFVSAIGVVVLLYAPPSVEAEIPASKHYLFYATYLLCLTGLLGICITGDLFNVFVFLEISSLSSYALISLGRTRRAPLAALQYLIMGTVGATFILIGIGLIYQMTGTLNMADIAQRLPVGLQTRTGLVAFAFLTIGLCIKMAVFPLHTWLPGAYTYAPSVVTCFIAATATKVSVYTFIRIVFGIISPQFAFVELPLAKGLMMMAIVGIFAASLAAIYQQDVKRILAFSSIAQVGYMLLGISISNEAGLSAGIVHMFNHAIIKGGLFMVVGCFTLRLGSSQLSDWRGAGRTMPWTALAWTVGGLGLIGVPVTAGFVSKWMLLTAVIDSGAWPVGILMLLSSLLALLYIWRVVETLYFNEPTEIAGQATEPPLRMLIPTYLVIGSTLVFGVWTVYSAGLAQFAAIGLLGGTP, encoded by the coding sequence GTGATCGCTCAAAACCTGCCGGTCCTGCTGATCGTGGTACCGTTGATTGCAGCACCGCTGTGCGTGCTGATTGGAAATCGCAAGCTCGTTTATTTGCTGGCTCTCGCCGTCGCTTGCGCCGTCTTTGCGATGTCGGTTGGTCTGATGGCCGAGGTCGTTCGATCGGGTCCGATTCACTACAACATCGGCAATTGGGCGCCTCCCTACGGTATCGAATACGTCGTCGATGGACTCAGCGGATTTGTGCTGCTGTTTGTCTCTGCGATCGGTGTGGTCGTGCTGCTATACGCGCCGCCAAGCGTGGAAGCCGAGATCCCGGCGTCGAAGCACTATCTGTTTTACGCAACCTATCTGTTGTGCCTGACCGGATTGTTGGGGATCTGCATCACCGGCGATCTGTTTAACGTTTTTGTCTTCTTAGAGATCTCGTCGCTGTCGTCGTACGCATTGATCAGTCTGGGGCGAACCCGCCGCGCGCCGTTGGCCGCTCTTCAGTATTTGATCATGGGAACCGTGGGGGCCACGTTTATTCTGATCGGAATCGGGCTGATCTATCAGATGACCGGCACGTTGAATATGGCCGACATCGCCCAGCGGTTGCCGGTTGGTTTGCAAACGCGAACCGGGTTGGTGGCGTTTGCGTTTTTAACGATCGGGCTGTGCATCAAGATGGCGGTCTTTCCGCTGCACACTTGGCTGCCCGGAGCGTACACCTACGCCCCTTCGGTTGTCACCTGTTTCATCGCCGCAACGGCGACCAAGGTCTCGGTCTACACATTTATTCGCATCGTCTTTGGAATCATCTCACCGCAGTTTGCGTTTGTCGAATTGCCGTTGGCCAAGGGGCTGATGATGATGGCGATCGTCGGCATCTTCGCCGCCTCGCTCGCTGCGATCTATCAACAAGATGTCAAACGCATCCTCGCTTTCTCCAGCATCGCCCAAGTCGGATACATGTTGTTGGGGATCAGTATCAGCAACGAAGCGGGACTGTCCGCCGGGATCGTTCACATGTTTAACCATGCGATCATCAAAGGTGGTCTGTTTATGGTCGTCGGTTGCTTTACACTGCGATTGGGTTCGAGCCAATTGAGCGACTGGCGAGGCGCCGGGCGGACGATGCCTTGGACCGCGCTGGCCTGGACCGTCGGCGGCCTCGGTTTGATCGGCGTCCCCGTGACCGCCGGCTTTGTCAGCAAGTGGATGCTGTTGACGGCGGTCATCGATTCGGGAGCCTGGCCGGTCGGCATCTTGATGCTGCTGAGTTCCCTGTTGGCGTTGCTTTATATCTGGCGAGTCGTCGAGACGCTGTACTTTAACGAGCCGACGGAGATCGCGGGCCAAGCGACCGAACCGCCGCTGCGAATGTTGATTCCGACCTATCTGGTGATTGGATCGACATTGGTCTTTGGCGTTTGGACCGTCTATTCGGCCGGCTTGGCTCAATTTGCTGCGATCGGTTTGTTGGGAGGAACACCCTGA